From Amycolatopsis sp. YIM 10, the proteins below share one genomic window:
- a CDS encoding TetR/AcrR family transcriptional regulator — MTGRAPLRERKQQRAREQIVRAAFELFAERGFAEVTVADIAERAEVGRTTFFRYFGDKQEVVFADEQDLLDALAERHRASISGTAPDLETALAQIRLAVLAVCAEATKDAEHFRRHERLLRDNPELHDRGNRKLQRFTETVTANLRDAGATPLVAALAPQLALACFNAGRHLGDGDPARLSNSVDAAFTALGAARFEMPSRQEDVL; from the coding sequence ATGACCGGCCGTGCCCCACTCCGCGAGCGCAAGCAGCAGCGCGCGCGGGAACAGATCGTCCGCGCCGCGTTCGAGCTCTTCGCCGAGCGCGGGTTCGCCGAGGTGACCGTCGCGGACATCGCCGAGCGGGCCGAGGTCGGGCGCACCACCTTCTTCCGCTACTTCGGCGACAAGCAGGAGGTCGTCTTCGCCGACGAGCAGGACCTGCTCGACGCGCTCGCCGAGCGCCACCGGGCCTCGATCAGCGGCACCGCGCCGGACCTGGAGACGGCGCTCGCGCAGATCCGGCTGGCGGTGCTCGCGGTGTGCGCGGAGGCGACCAAGGACGCCGAGCACTTCCGGCGGCACGAGCGGTTGCTGCGGGACAACCCGGAACTGCACGATCGCGGCAACCGGAAGCTCCAGCGGTTCACCGAGACGGTCACCGCGAACCTGCGCGACGCCGGCGCCACGCCGCTGGTCGCCGCGCTGGCCCCGCAGCTGGCGCTGGCCTGCTTCAACGCGGGCAGGCATCTCGGCGATGGCGACCCGGCCCGCCTGTCGAACTCGGTCGACGCCGCCTTCACCGCCCTCGGCGCGGCCCGCTTCGAAATGCCGTCGCGTCAGGAGGACGTTTTGTAG
- a CDS encoding SDR family NAD(P)-dependent oxidoreductase: protein MPTSTILMTGGGRGLGRVAAERLLTTQPDRHLLLLARDGDRLVRELRERTGSANVSAITCDLASLADIRAAAEEVGRRLDDGEIPPLRDFLGNAGVQMASTTSTTADGFETTFGVNVLANYLLLRLLFDRFEAPGRIVVVGSGAHFGDLRHNLGLVPAPKWAPVAKLAEPGTETASTAGRRTYATSKLAVIYLVHALARRLPEGVDIYTYDPGLVPGTGLVRDASPVERLAARIIMPIFRLTPLAMGPAAAGRLLADTMTGPRPGRSGSYLDRGKVVPSSPDSHDETREEELWQVAARLCALPGELVRRA from the coding sequence ATGCCGACCAGCACGATCCTGATGACCGGCGGCGGGCGCGGCCTCGGCCGCGTGGCCGCCGAACGCCTGCTCACCACCCAGCCCGACCGGCATCTGCTGCTGCTCGCCCGCGACGGCGACCGCCTCGTCCGCGAGCTGCGGGAGCGCACGGGCAGTGCGAACGTCTCCGCGATCACCTGCGACCTGGCTTCGCTCGCCGACATCCGGGCCGCCGCCGAGGAGGTCGGCAGGCGGCTCGACGACGGTGAGATTCCGCCGCTGCGCGACTTCCTCGGCAACGCGGGCGTCCAGATGGCCTCGACCACCAGCACCACCGCCGACGGGTTCGAGACCACCTTCGGCGTCAACGTGCTCGCGAACTACCTGCTGCTACGGCTGCTGTTCGACCGCTTCGAAGCGCCCGGCCGCATCGTGGTGGTGGGCAGTGGGGCGCACTTCGGCGATCTCCGGCACAACCTGGGCCTGGTGCCCGCGCCGAAGTGGGCGCCGGTGGCGAAGCTGGCCGAGCCGGGCACGGAAACCGCCTCCACGGCCGGGCGCCGCACCTACGCCACCAGCAAGCTCGCGGTCATCTATCTGGTGCACGCGCTCGCGCGCCGGTTGCCGGAGGGGGTGGACATCTACACCTACGATCCCGGGCTGGTGCCGGGCACCGGGCTCGTCCGCGACGCCTCGCCGGTGGAGCGGCTGGCCGCGCGGATCATCATGCCGATCTTCCGCCTGACCCCGCTGGCGATGGGGCCCGCGGCTGCCGGGCGGCTGCTCGCCGACACCATGACCGGGCCCCGCCCCGGTCGAAGCGGTTCCTACCTCGACCGGGGCAAGGTGGTTCCGTCGTCCCCCGACTCGCACGACGAAACCAGGGAGGAAGAGCTGTGGCAGGTCGCCGCCCGCCTGTGCGCCCTTCCGGGTGAGCTGGTCAGACGTGCGTGA